The proteins below are encoded in one region of Gemmatimonadota bacterium:
- a CDS encoding metallophosphoesterase, which translates to MTIEIRGRVMNEPSGRGLGGVLVSNGEQIVQTDEEGRYALAVEPEAHRFVFLTVPDGFRATSGFYSSIRNWTDAQDGVDFGLESAPERAVRQFALVQITDTHVVTEGDMLTSGEVLTEALQRLVREANPDMIVASGDLTNRGELAELYRFREAQETVSTPVFPLFGGHDGNEERHEGGSADNTFTRNFEAVLG; encoded by the coding sequence ATGACGATTGAAATTCGAGGCAGGGTGATGAATGAACCGTCTGGACGCGGTCTGGGCGGCGTTTTGGTTTCCAATGGGGAGCAGATTGTGCAGACGGACGAGGAGGGGCGGTACGCGCTTGCGGTAGAACCGGAGGCACACAGATTCGTATTTTTGACTGTCCCGGATGGTTTTCGAGCGACATCGGGGTTCTACTCATCTATACGGAACTGGACAGACGCGCAAGATGGGGTGGATTTTGGACTTGAGTCTGCACCTGAGCGGGCTGTGCGGCAGTTTGCGCTTGTGCAGATTACCGATACACACGTTGTGACGGAAGGGGATATGCTGACGTCCGGAGAGGTTCTCACCGAGGCACTACAGCGACTTGTCCGGGAAGCCAATCCGGATATGATTGTGGCGAGTGGGGATCTGACGAACAGGGGAGAGCTTGCCGAGTTGTACCGTTTTCGAGAGGCACAGGAGACGGTTTCAACGCCGGTTTTCCCGCTGTTCGGCGGGCACGACGGGAACGAGGAGCGCCACGAGGGGGGCTCAGCGGACAATACGTTTACCCGGAATTTCGAAGCGGTGCTCGG
- a CDS encoding sulfatase-like hydrolase/transferase, with amino-acid sequence MNAVIQSKDEMLSLLKKNQIKIKKYGIKRLGLFGSFVGEKHRVDSDVDLLVEFESGQKSFDHFMHLSFFLEDMLGRRIDLVLRLNFYVIFWMKGREMSERPNILWLSLEDTSPRFGCYGDKVARTPNLDKLASEGCRYPNAFSTAGVCAPSRSAIITGMYQTAIGSQHMRTRHTNAHAPQMPTPYDVVPPHYVKCFPEYLRMAGYYCTNNTKTDYQFTPPITAWDELSAQAHWRNRPDGAPFFAVFNRTVTHESGMWPEKRPEVETDPDTVTLPPYIPNTPKARLALARHYDNIADNDAWVGEMLQQLEDDGLADNTIVFIWSDHGEGLPRAKRWPYDAGIRIPCIVRWPGELEPGSVNDRLVSMIDLGPTVLSLAGVQIPAHLQGQPFVGPQEKDRDYIFATRDRYDESYDMMRAVRDKRYKYIRNYMTENPYLLWIPYRNRHPALQEMWRLHLAGELEGVQNVMFQKRPVEELYDTENDPFEVNNLVDDSAHAETLNRLRGALDDWREKYDVWGDVPEDQMVFRMWQGTEQPQTELPVFVPICEESPGREAAPEGGTFKGPIIVQFYCGTQGASMAYQLAGDEHWRLYTEPIRLPEGETTIRAKAIRIGYKESEEVEASFVVT; translated from the coding sequence ATGAACGCTGTTATTCAATCGAAAGATGAGATGCTCTCACTTTTAAAAAAAAATCAAATCAAAATAAAAAAATATGGCATTAAGCGTCTGGGGCTTTTTGGTTCGTTTGTAGGAGAAAAACATCGTGTTGACAGCGATGTTGATTTGCTTGTAGAATTTGAGTCTGGGCAGAAATCATTTGATCACTTCATGCATCTGTCATTTTTTTTGGAAGATATGCTGGGACGGCGAATTGATCTGGTTCTTCGATTGAATTTTTACGTCATATTCTGGATGAAAGGAAGGGAAATGAGTGAAAGACCGAATATCCTATGGTTATCCTTAGAAGACACAAGCCCGCGATTTGGGTGTTATGGCGATAAAGTGGCGCGCACGCCAAATCTCGATAAACTGGCATCTGAAGGATGTCGGTACCCCAATGCATTTTCAACAGCGGGCGTATGCGCGCCGAGTCGCTCGGCAATTATCACGGGCATGTATCAAACGGCAATAGGCTCGCAGCACATGCGCACGCGCCACACCAATGCACATGCACCGCAAATGCCCACGCCCTACGACGTTGTACCACCGCATTATGTGAAATGTTTTCCAGAATATTTGCGGATGGCAGGGTATTACTGCACGAACAACACAAAAACCGATTATCAATTTACCCCGCCAATTACTGCCTGGGATGAATTGAGCGCACAAGCCCACTGGCGCAACCGCCCAGATGGCGCGCCCTTTTTTGCGGTATTTAATCGCACCGTAACGCACGAAAGCGGCATGTGGCCAGAGAAACGCCCAGAAGTAGAAACCGATCCAGATACGGTCACACTACCGCCCTATATCCCCAATACACCCAAAGCGCGGTTGGCATTGGCGAGACATTACGACAACATCGCCGACAACGATGCGTGGGTTGGCGAAATGCTGCAGCAATTGGAAGACGATGGATTGGCAGACAACACAATTGTATTCATCTGGAGCGACCACGGCGAAGGTCTCCCCCGGGCCAAGCGTTGGCCCTATGATGCGGGCATTCGCATACCCTGCATCGTGCGCTGGCCGGGCGAATTGGAACCCGGCAGCGTCAACGATCGATTGGTCAGCATGATCGATCTGGGTCCAACCGTACTATCACTCGCCGGTGTACAAATCCCGGCCCATCTCCAGGGCCAACCCTTTGTGGGACCACAGGAAAAAGACCGGGATTACATATTTGCAACGCGAGATCGTTACGACGAATCTTATGACATGATGCGCGCCGTGCGGGATAAGCGATACAAATACATACGAAACTACATGACGGAAAACCCGTATTTATTGTGGATCCCCTATCGCAATCGGCATCCCGCATTGCAGGAAATGTGGCGGCTCCATCTCGCGGGCGAATTGGAAGGTGTACAAAATGTGATGTTTCAAAAACGCCCAGTAGAAGAATTATACGACACGGAAAACGATCCATTTGAAGTCAATAATCTCGTGGACGATTCCGCACACGCCGAAACATTGAACCGCTTGCGCGGGGCACTGGACGACTGGCGCGAAAAATACGACGTATGGGGCGATGTGCCCGAAGATCAGATGGTATTTCGCATGTGGCAGGGCACAGAGCAACCGCAAACCGAATTACCGGTTTTTGTACCAATATGTGAAGAAAGCCCCGGCCGAGAGGCCGCGCCCGAAGGTGGAACCTTTAAGGGACCGATAATCGTACAATTTTACTGCGGCACACAGGGCGCGTCAATGGCGTATCAACTCGCAGGCGATGAACACTGGCGATTGTACACCGAACCCATCCGCCTGCCAGAAGGTGAGACCACAATTCGCGCCAAAGCCATTCGGATAGGCTATAAAGAGAGTGAAGAAGTTGAAGCATCATTTGTCGTAACCTGA